The uncultured Treponema sp. genome includes a region encoding these proteins:
- a CDS encoding toprim domain-containing protein gives MGGKTEKKTSAVKKSSAKISKATKPEPKQKVTKTAAKTESKTAKKTTAVKKSVAKEKAPAKKIPALKKSEIKKETNVVSKTSDVSVVKASTKPVALKSKDYGDDKIIHLDALEHIRLRSGMYIGRLGDGSNQNDGIYILLKEVVDNAIDEFIMGFGKKIEIEVKENRVKVRDYGRGIPLGKVVECVSEINTGAKYNDDVFQFSVGMNGVGTKAVNALSSYFRVVSVRAGQCAEAIFEQGKLVSQRSGNLKQKQPDGTYFEFVPDEAIFGKYNFNMEFVEKRIWNYAYLNAGLTLKLNGQEYKSDNGLFDLLNKEIEGTSLYAIGSYQGERLKFAFTHTNSYGENYFSFVNGQYTADGGTHLAAFKEGFVKGINDFYGTSYKSEDIREGMAAAVLVKVKDPVFESQTKNKLGNTDIRQWIVSETQSGLDDWLHHNPEAAKKIQEKIQANEKLRTELSAVKKEAKEAARKISIRIPKLKDCRFHIQDGAKGENSMIFITEGDSASGTMTHSRNADYQAIFSLRGKPENMYGKKQSEIYKNDELYQLMMALGIEQDVENLKYSKIVIATDADNDGFHIRNLVMTFFLGYFEELVTSGRIFILETPLFRVRNKKENIYCYSEEERDKAQKKLGTSAETTRFKGLGEISPSEFKDFISPETIHLTPVEISQLKMVPKLLSFYMGKNTPERRVFIEKHLLSNADIDA, from the coding sequence ATGGGTGGAAAAACTGAAAAAAAAACTTCGGCAGTAAAAAAATCATCTGCAAAAATTTCAAAGGCAACTAAGCCTGAGCCAAAGCAAAAAGTTACAAAGACAGCGGCAAAAACTGAATCAAAGACTGCAAAAAAAACAACAGCAGTAAAAAAATCCGTTGCAAAAGAAAAAGCTCCCGCAAAGAAAATTCCTGCGCTAAAAAAATCAGAAATAAAAAAAGAGACAAATGTTGTTTCAAAAACTTCTGACGTTTCCGTTGTAAAAGCTTCCACAAAGCCAGTTGCTTTAAAAAGCAAAGACTACGGCGATGATAAAATTATTCACCTTGATGCGCTTGAGCATATTCGCTTGCGCTCCGGAATGTACATCGGACGGCTTGGCGACGGTTCAAATCAGAACGACGGAATTTATATTTTGCTGAAGGAAGTTGTTGACAATGCCATTGATGAATTTATCATGGGCTTTGGTAAAAAGATTGAAATCGAAGTAAAAGAAAACCGTGTAAAAGTCCGTGACTATGGACGTGGAATTCCGCTTGGAAAAGTTGTTGAATGCGTTTCAGAAATTAATACCGGCGCAAAATACAATGATGATGTTTTTCAGTTTTCAGTTGGAATGAACGGAGTTGGAACAAAAGCCGTAAATGCTCTTTCTTCTTATTTTCGCGTAGTTTCTGTTCGTGCAGGCCAATGCGCAGAAGCTATTTTTGAGCAAGGAAAACTTGTAAGCCAGCGTTCTGGAAATTTAAAGCAAAAGCAGCCGGACGGAACATATTTTGAATTTGTTCCTGACGAAGCGATTTTTGGAAAATACAATTTCAACATGGAATTTGTTGAAAAACGAATTTGGAATTATGCTTATTTAAATGCAGGACTTACTTTAAAGCTCAATGGTCAGGAATACAAAAGCGATAACGGACTTTTTGATTTGCTTAACAAAGAAATTGAAGGAACTTCGCTTTATGCAATAGGAAGCTATCAGGGAGAGCGGTTGAAGTTTGCTTTTACGCACACAAATAGCTACGGTGAAAATTATTTTTCATTTGTAAACGGCCAGTACACGGCAGACGGTGGAACTCATCTTGCAGCTTTTAAAGAAGGATTTGTAAAAGGAATAAATGATTTTTACGGAACTTCATATAAAAGCGAAGACATCCGCGAAGGAATGGCGGCCGCAGTTCTTGTAAAAGTTAAAGATCCTGTTTTTGAAAGCCAGACAAAAAACAAACTTGGCAATACGGATATTCGACAGTGGATTGTTTCGGAAACACAAAGCGGACTTGATGACTGGCTGCACCACAATCCTGAAGCTGCAAAAAAAATTCAGGAAAAAATTCAGGCAAATGAAAAGCTCCGCACAGAACTTAGCGCGGTAAAAAAAGAAGCCAAAGAAGCCGCAAGAAAAATCAGCATAAGAATTCCAAAATTGAAAGATTGCCGTTTTCACATTCAGGATGGCGCAAAAGGCGAAAACAGCATGATTTTTATAACTGAGGGAGATTCTGCCTCCGGCACGATGACGCATTCACGCAACGCTGATTATCAGGCGATTTTTAGTTTGCGCGGAAAGCCTGAAAATATGTACGGAAAAAAACAAAGTGAAATTTACAAAAACGACGAGCTTTACCAGCTGATGATGGCGCTTGGAATTGAACAGGATGTTGAGAATTTAAAATATTCAAAAATCGTAATTGCAACCGATGCCGATAACGATGGCTTTCATATTAGAAATCTTGTGATGACTTTTTTCCTTGGATATTTTGAGGAGCTTGTAACTTCCGGCAGAATTTTTATTTTGGAAACTCCGCTTTTCCGTGTAAGAAATAAAAAGGAAAATATTTATTGCTACAGCGAAGAGGAGCGCGACAAGGCTCAGAAAAAACTTGGCACTTCTGCGGAAACAACGCGATTCAAAGGACTTGGAGAAATCAGCCCGTCGGAATTTAAAGATTTTATTTCGCCGGAAACAATTCATCTTACGCCTGTTGAAATAAGCCAGCTTAAAATGGTGCCAAAACTTCTTTCATTCTACATGGGAAAAAACACGCCTGAGCGAAGGGTTTTTATTGAAAAACATTTGCTTAGCAATGCTGACATCGATGCATAA
- a CDS encoding flagellar biosynthesis protein FlgN: MEQKISKEELDERVAILKKFRMLLEQQRKKFQEYLKVLEAQENKITEEDSDSLIAHSELEAQIVQGIGSLQKVIVPMQELYNKSGAAFYNPKEALPVSQIQDDLSKLQSQVLAQNEKNRSLLKVRMIQLKKQISDFRNPYRSLNSIYAQKSSSSGTRIQVEV, from the coding sequence ATGGAACAAAAAATTAGTAAAGAAGAACTTGACGAGCGTGTTGCGATTCTAAAAAAATTCAGAATGCTTCTTGAGCAGCAGAGAAAAAAGTTTCAGGAATATTTAAAAGTTCTGGAAGCTCAGGAAAATAAAATTACCGAAGAAGATTCTGATTCCTTGATTGCGCACAGTGAACTTGAGGCGCAGATTGTTCAGGGAATCGGCTCGCTGCAAAAAGTGATTGTTCCGATGCAGGAACTTTACAATAAATCTGGAGCGGCTTTTTATAATCCAAAGGAAGCTTTGCCGGTTTCTCAGATTCAAGATGATTTGTCCAAGCTTCAAAGTCAGGTTCTTGCTCAGAATGAAAAAAACCGTTCGCTTTTAAAAGTCAGAATGATTCAGCTCAAAAAGCAAATTTCAGATTTTAGAAATCCGTACCGTTCTTTGAATTCAATCTATGCGCAGAAATCTTCTTCGTCTGGAACAAGAATTCAAGTTGAAGTTTAA
- a CDS encoding GerMN domain-containing protein: MSEKNAKKKRTGIGLALWLLAALLILIIFLINQDKIASNLKATGFFSKTGLKTPEFVEKAEVKSSSVADKNEVAPIETIEIDLNGVGSHVEEESAQSAVQENIYENIKAQNDIAKKQQEAAVEEKVNSKTEKKDSAQKSEEKETTVRKEVSVKTEPKTSSMKLKLYFMTINSDGSVSRKEITREMKKSDSPLMDAINALIKGPVASEENSGCRSLVSENTRLIGASVKNGTATLNFSGDFEFNQYGIEGLRGQLQQIVFTATAFPTVENVQFLVDGEKKEYLGSEGVWIGTPLNRNSF; this comes from the coding sequence ATGTCGGAAAAAAATGCAAAGAAAAAGAGAACGGGAATCGGGCTTGCGCTTTGGCTTTTGGCTGCTCTGCTCATTCTTATAATTTTCCTTATAAATCAAGACAAAATTGCAAGCAACTTAAAGGCGACAGGTTTTTTCAGCAAGACTGGATTAAAGACTCCTGAATTTGTAGAAAAGGCGGAAGTGAAAAGTTCTTCTGTCGCTGACAAGAATGAAGTTGCTCCAATTGAAACTATTGAAATTGACTTGAACGGCGTTGGCTCTCATGTTGAAGAAGAAAGCGCGCAGTCGGCAGTTCAGGAAAATATATACGAAAACATAAAGGCTCAGAATGATATTGCAAAAAAACAGCAGGAAGCCGCTGTTGAAGAAAAAGTAAATTCCAAGACAGAAAAAAAAGATTCCGCGCAGAAATCCGAAGAAAAAGAAACAACAGTAAGAAAAGAAGTTTCTGTAAAAACCGAGCCAAAAACTTCCAGCATGAAGCTCAAGCTTTACTTTATGACAATAAACAGCGACGGTTCTGTTTCAAGAAAAGAAATTACCCGCGAAATGAAAAAGTCCGACAGTCCGCTTATGGACGCGATAAACGCTTTGATAAAAGGTCCTGTCGCTTCAGAAGAAAATTCCGGCTGCCGTTCGCTCGTTTCTGAAAACACAAGGCTTATCGGTGCTTCTGTAAAAAACGGAACTGCTACTTTGAACTTTAGCGGCGACTTTGAATTCAATCAGTACGGAATTGAAGGTTTGCGCGGACAGCTTCAGCAGATTGTCTTTACTGCGACCGCGTTTCCTACTGTTGAAAATGTGCAGTTTTTGGTGGACGGCGAAAAGAAAGAATATCTTGGCAGCGAAGGCGTTTGGATTGGTACTCCGCTGAACCGCAACAGTTTTTAG
- the fliS gene encoding flagellar export chaperone FliS has product MAYGSNPYGGFSAYREIGVKTASQGKLVVMLYDGAVSNLEKAIALISEDGKIAPSSIENFGNYLQKVMDIITELEVSLNMEQGGEIAKNLMSLYVFFNKQILDSTISHDKKKLSFVRDMLSQLQDSWISASNSTANAQTKIPGVAPSLNITG; this is encoded by the coding sequence ATGGCGTATGGAAGCAATCCTTATGGCGGATTCAGCGCTTACCGGGAAATCGGAGTAAAAACTGCCAGCCAAGGAAAACTTGTTGTAATGCTTTATGACGGTGCTGTTTCAAATTTGGAAAAAGCGATTGCCCTGATTTCTGAAGACGGAAAAATTGCTCCAAGCAGCATTGAAAATTTTGGAAATTATCTGCAAAAAGTTATGGACATAATCACAGAACTTGAAGTGAGCCTTAACATGGAGCAGGGCGGCGAAATTGCAAAAAATCTTATGTCGCTTTATGTTTTCTTTAACAAGCAAATTTTGGATTCCACAATAAGCCATGACAAGAAAAAACTTTCGTTTGTGCGTGATATGCTTTCCCAGCTTCAGGATTCTTGGATTTCGGCTTCAAACAGCACTGCAAATGCCCAGACAAAAATTCCGGGAGTTGCGCCGTCGCTGAACATAACAGGATAA
- a CDS encoding TetR/AcrR family transcriptional regulator — MSATKKITKNMIVDAALEIFRAEGFEAVTSRRIALRLGCSTQPIYFEYKNMDELKDDIIKKVVEQLDSLFSSVTGGGDSNEFVYRSYGLAFLKFVQTDPFVFRQIYTVDGKIGKQVDDLWMPKGLDILENKYGYKKETAIAINNMASCSLIGMAVLISSGYKKTSEEEILRSLEILFASVCAVYGPPPKLMQIEKFREHFEQLMASFRK; from the coding sequence ATGTCGGCAACAAAAAAAATTACCAAAAACATGATAGTTGATGCTGCCTTGGAAATTTTCCGGGCGGAAGGATTTGAAGCTGTTACGTCTCGCCGCATTGCGCTTAGGCTTGGATGTTCTACACAGCCGATTTATTTTGAATACAAAAACATGGACGAGCTTAAAGACGACATTATAAAAAAAGTTGTTGAGCAGCTTGATTCGCTTTTTAGTTCTGTAACTGGGGGGGGCGATTCCAATGAATTTGTTTATCGCTCATACGGTCTTGCGTTTTTGAAATTTGTCCAAACTGATCCTTTTGTCTTTAGGCAGATTTATACTGTGGACGGAAAAATTGGAAAGCAAGTTGACGACCTTTGGATGCCGAAAGGTCTTGACATTCTTGAAAATAAATACGGATACAAAAAAGAAACGGCGATTGCAATCAATAATATGGCGTCTTGTTCTTTGATTGGAATGGCAGTTCTTATTAGTTCCGGCTATAAGAAAACTTCAGAAGAGGAAATTCTTAGAAGCCTTGAAATTCTTTTTGCTTCTGTTTGCGCTGTTTATGGTCCGCCTCCAAAACTTATGCAAATTGAAAAATTTAGAGAGCACTTTGAGCAGCTTATGGCAAGCTTTAGAAAATAG
- a CDS encoding proline--tRNA ligase, protein MKTSQIPFRTLRDSPSEAIISSHQLMMRADLIRKLGNGLYTYMPLGLRAYRKLEKIIKEEIEASGAMEFKPTVIVPGDIWKESGRWETMGPQMLKAQNRQQQDMVVSPTAEEAYTAIMRQGLTSYKQLPINCYQINTKYRDEIRPRYGVMRGREFNMMDGYTLNADDESLDQSYQAYAKAYLRIFKRLGLNVITVKADTGAMGGSGSEEFMVESEIGDDTLILCKCGYAANIEKASCAKDVPVDIDGNPVKATEKSYEPISTPNVGTIDDLEKYLKCSKHQLLKTLIYKATNVCLDLSELDCCKNLKTITEGNIKFYPEVFVAVCIRGDLDINEAKLAGFLKASEVELATAEEDTKITGAPVGFAGPINLSNVPVIADNSVLDMHDFLVGANKADTHFVHVEYGRDFSAWKTADLRTAKAGDICPVCGKPFYTTKGNELGHIFKLGKKYTESMNVTYLDKNGKSAIPTMGCYGIGVDRVLASIIEAFHDDRGIIWPMSTAPYQVAIVPIKYSGAMKEAADKIYDELLKAGVEVLLDDRDERPGVKFNDMDLIGFPVRITVGDKNLPNVEIKMRSSEQAELVPLENAAAKASEIVKAEFEKLNS, encoded by the coding sequence ATGAAAACTTCACAAATTCCATTCAGGACGCTTCGCGATTCTCCGTCAGAAGCAATTATTTCTAGCCATCAGCTTATGATGCGCGCCGACTTAATCAGAAAACTCGGAAACGGACTTTACACATATATGCCGCTCGGTTTAAGAGCATACAGAAAACTTGAAAAAATCATCAAGGAAGAAATTGAAGCTTCGGGCGCAATGGAATTTAAGCCGACTGTAATTGTTCCCGGAGACATTTGGAAAGAAAGCGGAAGATGGGAAACAATGGGACCGCAAATGCTCAAGGCGCAGAACCGCCAGCAGCAGGACATGGTTGTAAGCCCAACAGCCGAAGAAGCATACACGGCAATTATGCGCCAGGGACTTACAAGCTACAAGCAACTTCCTATAAACTGCTATCAGATAAACACAAAATACAGAGATGAAATCCGACCTAGATACGGAGTTATGCGCGGCCGTGAATTCAACATGATGGACGGCTACACTCTCAATGCCGATGACGAATCTCTTGACCAGTCATATCAGGCTTACGCAAAAGCTTATCTTAGAATTTTCAAAAGGCTTGGGCTGAATGTAATAACAGTAAAAGCTGACACCGGCGCAATGGGCGGAAGCGGCTCTGAAGAATTCATGGTTGAAAGTGAAATCGGAGACGACACGCTTATTTTGTGCAAATGCGGATACGCGGCGAATATTGAAAAAGCTTCATGCGCAAAAGATGTTCCAGTTGACATAGACGGAAATCCTGTAAAGGCAACAGAAAAAAGCTACGAGCCAATCAGCACACCAAACGTTGGAACAATCGACGACTTGGAAAAATATTTAAAATGCTCAAAGCATCAGCTTTTAAAAACTTTGATTTACAAAGCCACAAATGTCTGCCTTGACCTTAGCGAACTTGACTGCTGCAAGAACTTAAAGACAATTACAGAAGGAAACATAAAATTTTATCCAGAAGTATTTGTTGCAGTCTGCATAAGGGGCGACCTTGATATAAACGAAGCAAAGCTCGCAGGATTCCTAAAAGCATCGGAAGTGGAGCTTGCAACTGCGGAAGAAGACACAAAAATCACAGGCGCGCCAGTCGGATTCGCAGGTCCAATAAACCTTTCAAACGTGCCTGTAATCGCAGACAATTCCGTGCTTGATATGCATGATTTCCTTGTGGGAGCAAACAAAGCCGACACTCACTTTGTCCACGTTGAATACGGCAGAGATTTTTCAGCCTGGAAAACAGCCGACCTTAGAACTGCAAAAGCCGGAGACATCTGCCCTGTCTGTGGAAAGCCATTCTACACAACAAAAGGAAACGAGCTTGGACACATTTTCAAACTTGGAAAAAAATACACAGAGTCAATGAACGTAACTTACCTTGACAAAAACGGAAAGTCCGCTATTCCGACTATGGGCTGCTACGGAATCGGAGTTGACCGTGTTCTTGCTTCAATTATCGAAGCATTCCATGACGACCGCGGAATTATCTGGCCGATGTCAACCGCGCCTTATCAAGTTGCAATTGTTCCAATAAAATACAGCGGAGCAATGAAAGAAGCCGCAGACAAAATTTATGACGAGCTTTTAAAAGCCGGTGTTGAAGTTTTGCTTGACGACCGCGATGAACGTCCAGGCGTAAAATTCAACGACATGGATTTAATCGGATTCCCGGTAAGAATTACAGTTGGAGATAAAAATCTTCCGAACGTAGAAATCAAAATGAGATCAAGCGAGCAGGCAGAACTTGTTCCGCTTGAAAACGCCGCCGCAAAAGCAAGCGAAATTGTAAAGGCTGAATTCGAAAAGCTGAACTCATAA